From a region of the Pseudomonas fulva 12-X genome:
- a CDS encoding ABC transporter permease subunit, which translates to MKNFRFSSLMLWAGLIFIYLPMVILVIYSFNASRLVTVWGGWSTKWYVSLLDDRQLMGAVWRSLEIACYTAIAAVALGTLAAFVLTRISRFKGRTLFGGLVTAPLVMPEVITGLSLLLLFVAMAQLIGWPAERGMMTIWIAHTTFCSAYVAVVVSARLRELDLSIEEAAMDLGARPWKVFFLITIPMIAPSLVAGGMMSFALSLDDLVLASFVSGPGATTLPMEVFSKVRLGVTPAINAIASLILLAVSLATFLVWFFSHRAEERRRKAIQQVMEESQHAIGARPDAKPAH; encoded by the coding sequence ATGAAGAATTTCCGTTTCTCCTCGCTGATGCTTTGGGCAGGCCTGATCTTCATCTACCTGCCGATGGTCATCCTGGTGATCTACTCGTTCAATGCCTCGCGGCTGGTGACGGTGTGGGGCGGCTGGTCGACCAAGTGGTACGTGAGCCTGCTGGACGACCGCCAGTTGATGGGCGCCGTTTGGCGTTCCCTGGAGATCGCCTGCTACACGGCGATCGCCGCGGTGGCGCTGGGTACGCTGGCGGCCTTTGTGCTGACCCGCATCAGCCGCTTCAAGGGCCGCACGCTGTTCGGCGGCCTGGTCACCGCACCGCTGGTAATGCCGGAAGTGATCACCGGTCTGTCGCTGCTGCTGCTGTTCGTGGCCATGGCCCAGCTGATCGGCTGGCCGGCAGAGCGCGGCATGATGACCATCTGGATCGCCCACACCACTTTCTGCTCGGCTTACGTGGCGGTGGTGGTGTCGGCGCGCCTGCGCGAGCTGGACCTGTCCATCGAGGAAGCGGCCATGGACCTCGGTGCGCGGCCGTGGAAGGTGTTCTTCCTGATCACCATCCCGATGATCGCGCCTTCGCTGGTGGCTGGCGGCATGATGTCCTTCGCGCTGTCGTTGGATGACCTGGTACTGGCCAGCTTCGTGTCCGGCCCTGGCGCCACCACGCTGCCGATGGAGGTGTTCTCCAAGGTGCGCCTGGGCGTGACCCCGGCGATCAACGCCATCGCCAGTCTGATCCTGCTTGCGGTATCGCTGGCCACCTTCCTGGTGTGGTTCTTCAGCCACCGCGCCGAGGAACGCCGTCGCAAGGCGATCCAGCAGGTCATGGAAGAAAGCCAGCACGCCATCGGCGCCCGTCCGGACGCCAAGCCGGCTCACTGA